The Corvus hawaiiensis isolate bCorHaw1 chromosome 10, bCorHaw1.pri.cur, whole genome shotgun sequence genome includes a window with the following:
- the ATG4B gene encoding cysteine protease ATG4B isoform X1: MDAATLTYDTLRFEYEDFPETKEPVWILGRKYSVFTEKEEILLDVTSRLWFTYRKNFPAIGGTGPTSDTGWGCMLRCGQMIFAQALVCRHLGRDWRWIKGKRQMDNYFNVLNAFIDKKDSYYSIHQIAQMGVGEGKSIGQWYGPNTVAQVLRKLATFDTWSSLAVHIAMDNTVVMEEIRRLCQSSVPCAGAAACPALESDVLYNGCPEDVGLRERLTPWKPLVLLIPLRLGLTEINEAYIETLKHCFMMPQSLGVIGGKPNSAHYFIGYVGEELIYLDPHTTQPAVEPSDSGCLPDESFHCQHPPCRMNIAELDPSIAVGFFCNTEADFNDWCQQIKKLSLVRGALPMFELVERQPSHFSNPDVLNLTPDSSDADRLERFFDSEDEDFEILSL, translated from the exons ATGGACGCAG CTACTCTTACCTATGACACCCTCAGGTTCGAGTATGAAGACTTCCCTGAGACCAAAGAACCCGTTTGGATCCTCGGCCGGAAATACAGTGTTTTTACAG AGAAGGAGGAGATCCTGTTGGATGTGACCTCTCGGCTTTGGTTCACCTACAGAAAGAACTTCCCTGCTATTG GAGGAACTGGTCCCACCTCTGACACGGGCTGGGGCTGCATGCTGCGCTGTGGCCAGATGATCTTTGCTCAGGCCTTGGTCTGCAGGCATTTGGGAAGAG ACTGGAGGTGGATAAAAGGGAAGAGGCAGATGGATAATTACTTCAACGTTCTTAATGCCTTCATTGACAAAAAAGACAGTTACTACTCCATTCACCAGATAg CCCAGATGGGAGTCGGGGAGGGAAAATCCATAGGCCAGTGGTACGGACCAAACACGGTCGCGCAGGTGCTCAG AAAACTTGCAACTTTTGACACGTGGAGTTCCCTGGCAGTACACATAGCCATGGACAACACAGTGGTGATGGAAGAAATCA GGCGGTTGTGCCAGTCCAGCgtgccctgtgctggagctgcagcgtGCCCTGCCCTGGAGTCAGACGTGCTCTATAACGGGTGCCCAGAGGACGTGGGGCTCAGAGAGAGGCTCACCCCGTGGAAACCGCTGGTGCTGCTGATACCTCTGCGCCTCGGGCTCACAGAGATCAATGAAGCCTATATTGAAACACTAAAG cactgcttcATGATGCCCCAGTCCCTGGGAGTGATCGGAGGGAAGCCAAACAGTGCTCACTACTTCATTGGCTATGTAG GTGAGGAGCTCATTTACCTGGATCCCCACACCACGCAGCCGGCGGTGGAGCCCAGTGACAGCGGCTGCCTCCCCGACGAGAGCTTCCACTGCCAGCACCCTCCGTGCAGGATGAACATCGCCGAGCTCGACCCCTCCATTGCTGTG ggcttTTTCTGCAACACAGAGGCAGACTTTAATGACTGGTGCCAGCAAATCAAAAAG CTGTCCCTGGTCAGAGGAGCGCTGCCCATGTTTGAGCTGGTGGAACGCCAGCCCTCGCACTTCTCCAACCCTGATGTCCTGAATCTCACACCAG
- the ATG4B gene encoding cysteine protease ATG4B isoform X2 codes for MLRCGQMIFAQALVCRHLGRDWRWIKGKRQMDNYFNVLNAFIDKKDSYYSIHQIAQMGVGEGKSIGQWYGPNTVAQVLRKLATFDTWSSLAVHIAMDNTVVMEEIRRLCQSSVPCAGAAACPALESDVLYNGCPEDVGLRERLTPWKPLVLLIPLRLGLTEINEAYIETLKHCFMMPQSLGVIGGKPNSAHYFIGYVGEELIYLDPHTTQPAVEPSDSGCLPDESFHCQHPPCRMNIAELDPSIAVGFFCNTEADFNDWCQQIKKLSLVRGALPMFELVERQPSHFSNPDVLNLTPDSSDADRLERFFDSEDEDFEILSL; via the exons ATGCTGCGCTGTGGCCAGATGATCTTTGCTCAGGCCTTGGTCTGCAGGCATTTGGGAAGAG ACTGGAGGTGGATAAAAGGGAAGAGGCAGATGGATAATTACTTCAACGTTCTTAATGCCTTCATTGACAAAAAAGACAGTTACTACTCCATTCACCAGATAg CCCAGATGGGAGTCGGGGAGGGAAAATCCATAGGCCAGTGGTACGGACCAAACACGGTCGCGCAGGTGCTCAG AAAACTTGCAACTTTTGACACGTGGAGTTCCCTGGCAGTACACATAGCCATGGACAACACAGTGGTGATGGAAGAAATCA GGCGGTTGTGCCAGTCCAGCgtgccctgtgctggagctgcagcgtGCCCTGCCCTGGAGTCAGACGTGCTCTATAACGGGTGCCCAGAGGACGTGGGGCTCAGAGAGAGGCTCACCCCGTGGAAACCGCTGGTGCTGCTGATACCTCTGCGCCTCGGGCTCACAGAGATCAATGAAGCCTATATTGAAACACTAAAG cactgcttcATGATGCCCCAGTCCCTGGGAGTGATCGGAGGGAAGCCAAACAGTGCTCACTACTTCATTGGCTATGTAG GTGAGGAGCTCATTTACCTGGATCCCCACACCACGCAGCCGGCGGTGGAGCCCAGTGACAGCGGCTGCCTCCCCGACGAGAGCTTCCACTGCCAGCACCCTCCGTGCAGGATGAACATCGCCGAGCTCGACCCCTCCATTGCTGTG ggcttTTTCTGCAACACAGAGGCAGACTTTAATGACTGGTGCCAGCAAATCAAAAAG CTGTCCCTGGTCAGAGGAGCGCTGCCCATGTTTGAGCTGGTGGAACGCCAGCCCTCGCACTTCTCCAACCCTGATGTCCTGAATCTCACACCAG
- the THAP4 gene encoding peroxynitrite isomerase THAP4 isoform X1 has translation MVICCAAANCSNRQGKACRGAVSFHRFPLKDSKRLIQWLKAVQRDNWTPTKYSFLCSEHFTKDSFSKRLEDQHRLLKPTAVPTIFQLVEKKHDKLDYVRSRRKIARQVPVRDGEALREGGGEVAQRAPSSGQDFMVMQGTKEMEEATLKEEMGSMSEEEEALHSQLDGPRRRTLGDHLGAKPGAQTKPERSPVEDCARGSWAGSWVADRSGVSVDDFTPPASGACKFIGSLHSYSFSSKHARERPSLPKEQLERKRPKREVEPSCSSHLLGHDKAVAEVSPTSSLTATPQKPSQGLSASPADLTPRPATEAVVGRKGDTDANPMSINEVIMSASGACKLIDSLHSYCFSSRQSKSQVCCLREQVEKKNGELKLLRQRISRSDSQVRKLKEKLDEMKRNSFPYLNSLISQDCETPQLNPVMEPLSWMLGTWLSDPPGDGTFPTMKPFQYLEEVHISHVGQPMLNFSFNAFHPDTRKPMHRECGFIRLKPDTNKVAFISAQNTGLVEVEEGEVNGQELSIASHSIARISFAKKPHVEQITRKFRLNSDGKLEQTVSMATTTQPMTQHFHITYKKVTP, from the exons aTGGTGATCTGCTGCGCCGCCGCCAACTGCTCCAACCGGCAGGGCAAGGCGTGCCGCGGCGCCGTCTCCTTCCACAG GTTCCCTCTGAAGGATTCAAAGCGCTTGATTCAGTGGCTGAAAGCTGTTCAGAGGGACAACTGGACTCCCACCAAGTATTCCTTTCTTTGCAGTGAGCATTTCACCAAAGACAGTTTTTCCAAGCGGCTGGAAGACCAGCACCGGTTGCTGAAGCCCACTGCTGTCCCTACCATCTTCCAGCTCGTGGAGAAGAAGCACGACAAGCTGGATTATGTCAGGAGCCGAAGGAAAATAGCCAGGCAGGTGCCGGTGCGGGATGGGGAGGCCCTGCGGGAAGGAGGCGGTGAGGTAGCGCAGAGGGCCCCGTCTTCTGGCCAGGACTTCATGGTGATGCAAGGGACGAAAGAGATGGAGGAGGCCACTCTGAAAGAGGAAATGGGATCGATGTCCGAGGAGGAAGAGGCCCTCCACAGCCAGCTGGACGGCCCTCGGAGAAGGACGTTAGGGGATCATTTGGGTGCGAAGCCTGGAGCTCAGACAAAGCCTGAGAGGTCTCCTGTGGAGGACTGTGCCAGGGGCAGCTGGGCGGGGAGCTGGGTGGCAGACAGAAGCGGCGTGTCGGTGGACGACTTCACCCCTCCTGCCTCTGGTGCTTGCAAGTTCATCGGCTCCCTCCACTCGTACAGCTTTTCCTCCAAGCACGCCAGGGAGAGGCCGTCTCTCCCCAAAGAGCAGCTAGAAAGGAAAAGGCCAAAGAGAGAGGTGGAAccgagctgcagcagccacctctTGGGCCATGACAAGGCCGTCGCAGAAGTGTCCCCGACGTCATCCCTCACCGCGACCCCCCAGAAACCCTCCCAGGGCCTGTCGGCGTCGCCGGCAGACCTGACCCCTCGGCCAGCCACCGAGGCCGTGGTGGGGCGGAAGGGTGACACGGACGCCAACCCCATGTCCATCAACGAGGTGATCATGTCGGCCTCGGGGGCCTGCAAGCTCATCGACTCCCTCCACTCGTACTGCTTCTCCTCCCGGCAGAGCAAGAGCCAGGTGTGCTGCTTGCGGGAGCAGGTGGAGAAGAAGAACGGAGAGCTGAAACTTCTGAGGCAAAGGATCAGCCGCTCTGACAGCCAAGTCAGGAAGCTGAAGGAGAAGCTGGATGAGATGAAGCGGAACAGTTTCCCTTACTTGAACAGCCTGATATCCCAGGACTGTG aGACTCCCCAGCTGAACCCTGTGATGGAACCCCTGTCCTGGATGCTGGGCACCTGGCTCTCAGACCCACCAGGAGATGGCACCTTCCCTACAATGAAGCCTTTCCAGTACCTGGAAGAAGTGCACATCTCTCATGTGGGGCAGCCCATGCTCAACTTCTC GTTCAACGCCTTCCATCCGGATACAAGGAAGCCCATGCACCGGGAATGTGGATTCATCCGCCTCAAACCTGACACTAATAAGGTGGCTTTCATCAGTGCCCAGAACACAG GTCTGGTGGAGGTGGAGGAAGGGGAGGTGAATGGACAAGAGCTGTCTATAGCTTCTCACTCCATAGCCAGGATCTCCTTTGCCAAGAAGCCCCATGTAGAGCAG